A DNA window from Helianthus annuus cultivar XRQ/B chromosome 15, HanXRQr2.0-SUNRISE, whole genome shotgun sequence contains the following coding sequences:
- the LOC110940136 gene encoding ubiquitin domain-containing protein 1, which produces MMHCVKPSTADDRRENILRRAKPRRHGDRKLTPREVNEMRSSFWRSAPQTYGGQPAIWRALEDAAACKDNLYYAQAIIDTYMIRLEKPDMTVCYDDSGHRYELPLYVLVDPTNMVYGNGNIIERIRQHRR; this is translated from the exons ATGATGCATTGTGTAAAACCATCAACTGCTGATGATCGCC GTGAGAACATTTTAAGAAGAGCGAAACCTCGAAGGCATGGTGATCGAAAATTGACTCCAAGAGAGGTTAATGAGATGCGCTCCTCGTTCTGGCGTAGCGCTCCACAAACTTATGGGGGACAACCAG CCATTTGGAGAGCCCTTGAAGACGCGGCTGCGTGTAAAGATAACTTATACTATGCACAAGCAATCATTGATACTTACATGATTAGGCTCGAGAAACCTGACATGACAGTATGCTATGATGACAGTG GTCATAGATACGAATTGCCGTTGTATGTTTTGGTTGATCCAACAAATATGGTCTATGGCAACGGAAATATAATTGAACGCATTCGTCAACACAGGAGGTAG
- the LOC110940137 gene encoding putative F-box protein At3g52320: MSDHIPLEIQSKIINTLPVKSLLRLRSICKSWKSLIDSSDFIEHHSSQQQHLLVSYYDNDYEQKYVSIVDDHTFPQQKVFLTVPVSVKKMLEHHPRIISSCHGLVCFYCDSTRTAVIWNIALRKSVAVVVPASNAYKTAIGFGVCRETNDPKIVKIRYIGWWRSVDINATYIPSQVEVFTLSTGAWRSPFGSNLPRTSFHYYHDDEVVIDGVFYWLATNSNTMLIVSFDMTSEEFREITLPDDLSQTHWNRISMSYLGNSLVVCGCDKHAIYRGLCVWAMRGGVSNSFTKLFTITPNEDATPRGFRKSGEPIVAIRGEHGYGMAVYEPYSKHIDYLGIAGEDCSFKVYPYTETLFLYGQPDRARYSD, from the coding sequence ATGTCAGACCACATACCTTTGGAAATCCAATCGAAAATCATCAACACGCTTCCTGTGAAATCATTGCTTCGACTTCGATCCATCTGCAAATCATGGAAGTCTCTGATCGATAGTTCTGATTTCATTGAACATCATAGCAGCCAACAGCAACATCTGCTTGTAAGTTATTATGATAATGATTATGAGCAAAAGTATGTTTCAATTGTTGATGATCATACTTTTCCTCAACAGAAAGTTTTCCTAACTGTCCCTGTGTCTGTTAAGAAGATGCTTGAACATCATCCTAGGATAATCAGCAGTTGTCATGGCTTGGTGTGTTTCTACTGCGATAGTACTCGCACGGCTGTTATTTGGAATATTGCACTTAGAAAATCAGTTGCTGTTGTTGTACCTGCAAGTAATGCATATAAAACAGCTATAGGTTTTGGGGTTTGTCGTGAGACTAATGACCCTAAGATTGTCAAGATTAGATATATTGGCTGGTGGAGGAGTGTGGATATCAATGCTACTTACATACCTTCGCAGGTTGAGGTTTTTACGTTAAGTACGGGGGCTTGGAGAAGTCCATTTGGCAGCAATCTCCCTAGAACATCATTTCATTATTATCACGATGATGAGGTAGTTATAGATGGAGTTTTTTATTGGCTTGCTACTAATAGCAACACCATGTTGATTGTTTCATTTGATATGACAAGTGAAGAATTCAGAGAAATAACCTTACCAGATGATTTATCACAAACTCATTGGAATCGTATTTCCATGTCGTATCTAGGGAACTCTCTTGTTGTGTGTGGATGCGATAAACATGCCATTTATAGGGGTTTATGTGTATGGGCGATGAGGGGTGGTGTGTCAAACTCCTTTACAAAGCTATTCACGATCACACCAAATGAAGATGCTACACCAAGGGGGTTTCGGAAGAGTGGTGAGCCTATAGTTGCTATTCGAGGAGAACATGGATATGGGATGGCTGTTTACGAGCCTTACTCAAAACACATCGATTATCTTGGGATTGCTGGAGAAGATTGCTCATTTAAAGTGTATCCCTACACGGAAACACTATTTCTGTATGGTCAACCAGATAGAGCAAGGTATAGCGATTGA